A genomic segment from Limibacillus halophilus encodes:
- the glmM gene encoding phosphoglucosamine mutase yields the protein MTKTRNLFGTDGVRGRANSEPVTAEMALSLAMATGSRFRRERHALAVIGKDTRLSGYMLEPALTAGFISVGMDVVLLGPVPTPAVGMLTRTLRADLGVVISASHNPFADNGIKFFGPDGFKLSDAEESAIENRIAQGTADLRVPAEDLGRARRLDDARGRYIEFVKQSFPRQMTLQGLKVVVDCAHGAAYAVAPRVFYELGAEVVAIGVTPDGININAGCGATAPQALAERVVAEKADLGVALDGDADRVILVDERGQVIDGDQVMGLIAALWQRQQRLRGSAVVATVMSNLGLERFLATEGIALERTPVGDRYVVERMRGGGFNLGGEQSGHIVMTDYTTTGDGLIAALQVLAALVERQRPASEVVHVFEPLPQLLRSVRVVDRSVLNAPSVKAAIAEAEASLGKTGRLVIRPSGTEPVIRVMAEGDDMISVEKVVIGLSEMIAAAGVSKG from the coding sequence ATGACCAAGACGCGAAATCTTTTTGGAACCGACGGAGTGCGAGGGCGCGCCAACAGCGAGCCGGTGACCGCCGAGATGGCGCTTTCCCTTGCCATGGCAACAGGCTCGCGGTTTCGGCGTGAAAGACACGCGCTGGCGGTGATCGGCAAGGATACGCGTCTATCCGGCTACATGCTCGAACCAGCGCTGACCGCGGGGTTCATCTCTGTGGGTATGGACGTTGTGCTGTTGGGTCCAGTGCCGACGCCAGCGGTGGGTATGCTGACACGCACGCTGCGCGCGGACCTGGGCGTTGTGATCTCTGCCTCCCACAACCCCTTCGCCGATAACGGGATCAAGTTCTTCGGTCCCGATGGCTTCAAGTTGTCCGATGCCGAGGAGAGCGCCATAGAAAACCGCATCGCGCAGGGCACAGCCGACCTGCGCGTTCCGGCGGAAGACCTAGGGCGTGCCCGTCGGTTGGATGACGCCAGAGGCCGTTACATCGAGTTCGTCAAACAATCCTTTCCGCGTCAGATGACTCTCCAGGGCCTCAAGGTCGTCGTCGATTGCGCTCATGGTGCCGCTTACGCCGTAGCGCCGCGCGTCTTCTACGAATTGGGCGCAGAAGTGGTGGCAATCGGTGTGACACCGGATGGCATCAACATCAATGCCGGATGTGGTGCGACTGCGCCGCAAGCCCTGGCAGAACGGGTGGTTGCCGAAAAGGCCGACCTTGGCGTCGCGTTGGATGGCGATGCGGACCGGGTGATTCTGGTGGACGAACGCGGTCAGGTGATCGATGGCGATCAGGTGATGGGCTTGATCGCAGCCCTATGGCAGCGCCAGCAGCGATTGCGTGGCAGTGCCGTTGTGGCGACGGTAATGTCCAATCTGGGTCTTGAGCGCTTCCTGGCAACGGAAGGTATCGCGCTGGAGCGCACGCCCGTGGGTGATCGCTATGTCGTGGAGCGTATGCGCGGCGGCGGTTTTAATCTGGGCGGCGAGCAGTCGGGCCATATCGTTATGACCGACTACACGACGACCGGCGACGGTCTGATCGCGGCGCTGCAAGTTCTGGCTGCCCTGGTCGAACGGCAACGACCGGCCAGCGAGGTTGTGCATGTTTTCGAGCCTTTGCCTCAACTCCTTCGTTCGGTCAGAGTCGTGGACCGTTCCGTCTTGAATGCCCCGTCAGTGAAGGCTGCGATTGCAGAGGCCGAGGCGAGCTTGGGAAAAACCGGACGTTTGGTGATCCGTCCCTCGGGCACCGAACCGGTGATCCGCGTCATGGCCGAAGGCGATGACATGATTAGTGTGGAAAAGGTTGTGATCGGGCTTTCCGAGATGATTGCCGCTGCAGGCGTTAGCAAGGGATAA
- the folP gene encoding dihydropteroate synthase, translated as MTERSGGATLARTVLLLPLGLARGDHQRAGALPLVGGPMAFTHCEVTVRQGKAEIARAILPTDELLAWATLQCPLEKDTIAALLRNLTQPRAAFADLDLGRPKIMGIINVTPDSFSDGGDRYDGGVAIEAGLAMLEAGADILDIGGESTRPGAAPVSVEEELRRVLPVVRGLAERGAAVSIDTRRAMVMREAAAAGASIINDVTALSYDPDSLSVAAELALPVILMHIQGKPETMQKDPRYDDVTAEVFDYLCQRVAACEAAGISKDKIAVDPGIGFGKTVGHNLTLLDRLAAFHGTGCAVLLGASRKRFIGGLSRDEAPKDRLAGSLACALAGVERAVQMVRVHDVAQTRQALTLQQAIASAPSS; from the coding sequence ATGACTGAACGATCGGGGGGCGCAACGCTTGCGCGAACAGTTCTACTGCTGCCGCTTGGTCTGGCCAGGGGCGACCACCAACGCGCCGGCGCCCTACCGCTGGTCGGTGGTCCGATGGCGTTTACCCATTGCGAGGTCACGGTGCGCCAGGGCAAAGCAGAGATTGCGCGCGCCATCCTGCCAACGGATGAATTGCTTGCTTGGGCCACGCTGCAGTGTCCGTTGGAGAAGGATACCATCGCGGCGTTGCTGCGGAACCTGACCCAACCGCGTGCAGCTTTTGCGGATCTCGACCTCGGTCGCCCGAAGATCATGGGTATCATCAATGTGACGCCGGATAGCTTTTCCGATGGCGGTGATCGCTATGATGGCGGCGTGGCGATCGAGGCTGGCTTGGCGATGCTGGAGGCCGGCGCGGATATACTGGATATCGGCGGTGAGTCGACGCGGCCCGGTGCGGCCCCGGTTTCCGTCGAGGAAGAGTTGCGTCGGGTACTGCCTGTCGTGCGCGGCTTAGCTGAACGGGGGGCAGCGGTGTCCATCGACACCCGCCGGGCTATGGTCATGCGCGAGGCGGCTGCGGCTGGGGCAAGTATTATCAACGACGTTACTGCATTGAGCTACGACCCGGACAGTCTTTCTGTTGCGGCGGAGCTGGCTCTGCCGGTCATTCTGATGCACATTCAGGGTAAGCCTGAAACCATGCAGAAAGATCCGCGGTACGACGATGTAACGGCCGAGGTCTTCGATTATCTCTGCCAGCGGGTGGCGGCCTGCGAGGCAGCCGGAATCAGCAAGGATAAAATCGCCGTAGACCCGGGTATCGGTTTTGGCAAGACGGTGGGCCATAACTTGACGTTACTTGACCGGCTGGCGGCTTTTCACGGCACAGGTTGTGCCGTGCTGTTGGGTGCTAGTCGGAAGCGCTTCATCGGCGGTTTGAGTCGTGACGAAGCACCCAAGGACCGCTTGGCCGGGTCGCTGGCCTGTGCTCTTGCTGGGGTGGAGCGCGCCGTGCAGATGGTTCGGGTGCATGATGTGGCTCAAACCCGCCAGGCTTTGACCCTTCAGCAAGCCATTGCATCTGCGCCTAGCTCTTAA
- the ftsH gene encoding ATP-dependent zinc metalloprotease FtsH — translation MNFSRNAALWIVVILLLFALFSVFQGSGPRGVQQQLAYSDFVERVTSSGVRDVVIQGEKISGHLSDGTSFQTYSPPNDAQIIDQLMQAGVRVQAAPEEEPNALLSILVSWFPMLLLIGVWIFFMRQMQSGSGKAMGFGKSRARLLTEKTGRVTFEDVAGIEEAKQELEEIVEFLRDPHKFQRLGGRIPKGVLLVGPPGTGKTLLARAIAGEANVPFFTISGSDFVEMFVGVGASRVRDMFEQGKKNAPCIIFIDEIDAVGRHRGAGLGGGNDEREQTLNQLLVEMDGFESNEGVILIAATNRPDVLDPALLRPGRFDRQVVVPNPDVLGREQILRVHMRKVPLAPDVEARVLARGTPGFSGADLANLVNEAALIAARSGKRVVTQSDFESAKDKVLMGAERRSMVMTEDEKELTAYHEAGHALVGLFVPGNDPLHKVTIIPRGRALGVTMNLPERDRYGFKKNEIMAKLAMMFGGRVAEELIYGNANITTGAGNDIQQATNLARRMVTEWGMSEKLGPLRYEDNQEEVFLGHSVARAQHISEATAKLIDEEIRRIIDTSEVKATEVLKEHIDDLHKIAKGLLEFETLSGADVQALLRGETIDRSDPGAGDAAAGGSAGRRASVPSSGHPKGSDKGAPGGLSPEPQPGS, via the coding sequence GTGAACTTCAGCCGCAACGCAGCGCTATGGATTGTCGTTATCTTACTTCTCTTCGCGCTGTTCAGCGTGTTTCAGGGAAGTGGGCCTCGTGGAGTACAGCAACAACTCGCCTACTCCGACTTCGTTGAACGTGTGACATCGAGTGGTGTCCGCGATGTCGTGATCCAAGGCGAAAAGATATCTGGCCATCTTTCTGATGGGACAAGTTTCCAAACTTACTCGCCGCCCAACGACGCGCAGATCATCGATCAGTTGATGCAGGCAGGTGTCCGGGTTCAAGCAGCGCCGGAAGAAGAACCCAATGCACTGCTTTCGATCCTGGTCTCTTGGTTCCCGATGCTGCTTTTGATCGGCGTTTGGATATTCTTCATGCGGCAGATGCAGTCCGGCAGTGGCAAAGCCATGGGTTTTGGCAAGTCACGCGCGCGCCTGCTGACCGAGAAAACCGGCCGTGTCACGTTCGAGGATGTGGCGGGTATCGAGGAGGCCAAGCAGGAGCTGGAGGAGATCGTCGAGTTTTTGCGCGATCCGCATAAGTTCCAGCGGTTGGGCGGGCGCATCCCCAAGGGTGTGCTGCTTGTTGGCCCGCCGGGGACTGGCAAGACGCTTCTGGCCCGCGCCATCGCAGGTGAGGCGAATGTGCCTTTCTTCACCATTTCGGGCTCCGATTTCGTTGAGATGTTTGTGGGTGTTGGCGCAAGCCGCGTCCGCGACATGTTCGAGCAGGGTAAGAAAAATGCACCCTGCATCATCTTCATCGACGAGATCGATGCGGTTGGCCGTCATCGCGGCGCCGGCCTTGGCGGCGGCAATGACGAGCGCGAACAGACCCTCAACCAGCTGCTGGTCGAAATGGACGGTTTTGAGTCCAATGAGGGCGTTATTCTGATCGCTGCGACCAACCGCCCCGATGTTCTCGACCCGGCCTTGCTGCGCCCGGGCCGCTTTGACCGTCAGGTGGTGGTTCCCAACCCCGATGTTTTAGGCCGCGAGCAGATTTTGCGGGTGCACATGCGCAAGGTCCCGCTTGCACCAGATGTCGAGGCCAGGGTTCTGGCCCGGGGTACACCGGGCTTCTCCGGCGCCGACCTCGCTAACCTGGTAAACGAGGCGGCTTTGATCGCCGCCCGTTCCGGTAAGCGCGTGGTGACGCAGTCGGATTTCGAATCCGCTAAAGACAAGGTTCTGATGGGGGCCGAGCGGCGCTCGATGGTGATGACCGAGGACGAAAAGGAACTGACCGCCTACCACGAGGCGGGCCATGCGTTGGTCGGGCTCTTCGTGCCGGGCAACGATCCTCTGCATAAGGTAACCATCATACCGCGCGGACGGGCGCTGGGCGTGACCATGAATCTGCCTGAGCGTGATCGCTACGGCTTCAAGAAGAACGAGATCATGGCCAAGCTCGCGATGATGTTCGGCGGTCGTGTCGCAGAAGAACTGATCTACGGCAATGCAAACATTACCACGGGCGCGGGCAACGATATTCAGCAAGCAACCAATCTCGCGCGGCGCATGGTAACGGAATGGGGTATGAGCGAGAAGCTCGGTCCGTTGCGTTACGAGGACAATCAAGAGGAAGTCTTCCTTGGTCATTCGGTGGCGCGCGCGCAACACATTTCAGAGGCGACAGCCAAGCTGATCGACGAAGAAATACGCCGTATCATCGACACCTCAGAAGTCAAGGCGACGGAAGTCTTGAAGGAGCACATCGACGATCTGCACAAGATCGCCAAGGGATTGCTGGAGTTCGAAACGCTTTCCGGGGCGGATGTCCAGGCTCTCCTGCGGGGCGAGACCATCGATCGGTCGGACCCAGGTGCCGGCGATGCTGCCGCGGGTGGCAGTGCGGGGCGACGCGCCTCGGTTCCCAGCAGCGGCCATCCCAAGGGTAGCGACAAGGGCGCCCCCGGGGGGCTTTCGCCTGAGCCGCAGCCCGGTAGCTGA
- the tilS gene encoding tRNA lysidine(34) synthetase TilS yields the protein MQERALSGGAQRTVAAFKFAMERFGPYENSPHFAVACSGGADSLALTVLLHEQVVSLGGMVTALTVDHGLRENARAEAEATGKVLDGLGIRQEILTWSGPRPASGIQAAARDARYRLMFEWCREHTVLHLFLGHHALDQAETLILRQRKGSGESGLSAMPAIRDLPDLRLVRPLLAVNPQDLRCFLSDRELAWIEDPSNRDRRFTRVRLREELQTDAAGRVGELADSARGHGFVRDQTERRLANWFARHARLDPFGCLLLERGALKQGSDTDAKALLARALMTVGGAVYPPRGRALEGLLSEIAAGKSFRRTLGGCLIEGRLDDLLIFRELALTTSQPMVEAQFLWDGRFLLSVSVEAGYGERLGDRGFRAAALGNKGWKGLCAANAESSLRAKPHPARLAIPAIWQGDKLVAVPLTGWYCPDWPKDLAVKCRFRPIFPLSAGGFTVVQNERHII from the coding sequence ATGCAGGAACGCGCGCTGTCAGGCGGTGCTCAACGTACTGTCGCGGCTTTCAAGTTCGCGATGGAACGCTTTGGCCCCTACGAGAATAGCCCCCATTTCGCGGTAGCCTGTTCAGGTGGCGCTGATTCTCTCGCGCTGACGGTTCTTCTTCACGAGCAAGTTGTCTCTTTGGGCGGGATGGTAACGGCTTTGACCGTGGATCATGGTTTGCGGGAAAACGCGCGAGCCGAAGCCGAGGCGACCGGCAAAGTGCTGGACGGATTGGGTATCAGGCAGGAAATCCTAACCTGGAGCGGCCCCCGCCCGGCCAGCGGGATTCAGGCTGCAGCGCGGGACGCTCGCTACCGGTTGATGTTTGAATGGTGCCGCGAACATACGGTTTTGCACCTTTTTCTGGGCCATCACGCGTTGGACCAAGCCGAAACGCTGATTCTGCGGCAGCGCAAAGGCAGTGGGGAGAGCGGCCTGAGTGCTATGCCTGCAATCCGTGATCTGCCGGATTTGCGATTGGTCAGGCCCTTGCTGGCGGTCAATCCACAAGATTTGAGGTGCTTCTTGTCTGATCGGGAGCTGGCCTGGATCGAAGATCCCAGTAATAGGGATCGCCGCTTCACCCGCGTGCGCCTGCGCGAGGAATTGCAGACAGACGCTGCCGGCAGGGTCGGTGAGTTGGCGGACAGTGCGCGCGGACATGGCTTTGTGAGAGACCAGACTGAAAGGCGGTTGGCCAACTGGTTCGCGCGCCATGCGCGACTGGACCCCTTTGGCTGCTTGCTGCTTGAGCGCGGCGCATTAAAGCAAGGTTCTGATACCGATGCGAAGGCACTGCTGGCACGGGCCTTGATGACGGTCGGCGGCGCCGTCTACCCGCCGCGTGGGCGCGCCCTTGAGGGATTGCTGTCCGAGATTGCTGCTGGAAAGTCATTTCGTCGCACCTTGGGCGGTTGTTTGATCGAAGGCCGTCTTGACGATTTGTTGATCTTTCGCGAGTTAGCTCTTACGACATCCCAGCCCATGGTTGAGGCTCAATTTCTATGGGACGGCAGATTTCTCCTCTCGGTTTCCGTCGAGGCCGGTTATGGCGAACGGCTGGGAGATCGGGGATTTCGCGCGGCAGCCCTTGGAAACAAAGGCTGGAAGGGGCTTTGCGCTGCTAATGCCGAAAGTAGCCTGCGAGCCAAACCACATCCGGCCCGCCTGGCAATTCCGGCGATTTGGCAGGGTGACAAATTGGTTGCCGTACCGCTCACAGGCTGGTACTGCCCCGATTGGCCGAAAGATTTAGCGGTAAAATGCCGCTTTAGGCCAATTTTTCCACTTTCTGCTGGAGGCTTTACAGTTGTCCAGAACGAAAGGCACATTATCTAG
- the ybgF gene encoding tol-pal system protein YbgF, with the protein MPELNAFSRMLQSNRAYLGALALLVLLALQPQAHAQDVQALQNQVDRLQRELTDLQRTVYQGGTATGSSAASELPAGSAARLEVRMGELEQSLRQLRGQIEEMSFRITQNQERLDKLSADVDYRLTVLEGGNPAGAAALGSASSEGTDAGSAASGAGAATTDTGTGGTATALPEGSAPQPGVLGQVSENELARVQQNKPADATAGTSAAAGQQTASAPVKVTLPEGSVEAQYEFALSLLRQTRFDEAEVALGSFLEKHPDHILSSNAKYWLGETYYVRGDYQNAAVTFAEGFQEFPNSAKAPDNLLKLGMALGQLGDNENACATFAQLQQRFPTAPANIQQKVQLERQRFGCS; encoded by the coding sequence ATGCCTGAACTGAATGCCTTTTCTCGAATGTTGCAAAGCAATCGCGCCTACCTTGGCGCCCTGGCTTTGTTAGTGCTTCTGGCCCTACAGCCGCAAGCCCACGCGCAGGACGTACAGGCACTGCAGAATCAGGTGGATCGTCTGCAGCGCGAACTGACCGATCTGCAGCGGACAGTTTATCAGGGTGGGACTGCGACCGGCAGTAGTGCAGCGTCTGAACTGCCTGCCGGTAGTGCCGCGCGCCTGGAGGTGCGTATGGGTGAGTTGGAGCAAAGCTTGCGTCAGCTTCGTGGCCAAATCGAAGAGATGAGCTTTCGAATCACCCAGAACCAGGAACGCTTGGATAAACTTTCCGCCGACGTGGATTATCGCTTAACGGTGCTTGAAGGTGGTAACCCCGCCGGCGCCGCTGCGCTCGGCAGTGCGAGTTCCGAAGGTACGGATGCAGGTAGCGCGGCTTCCGGCGCCGGCGCGGCAACAACGGACACTGGCACCGGCGGCACCGCTACGGCATTACCGGAGGGAAGCGCCCCGCAGCCTGGCGTGCTTGGGCAAGTCAGTGAGAATGAACTGGCCCGCGTGCAACAAAACAAACCTGCGGATGCCACGGCAGGGACGAGCGCTGCCGCTGGGCAGCAAACCGCTTCCGCACCGGTCAAGGTGACCTTGCCGGAAGGTTCGGTCGAAGCGCAGTATGAGTTCGCTCTGAGCCTTTTACGTCAAACCCGCTTTGACGAGGCAGAAGTGGCGCTGGGTTCGTTCCTTGAGAAGCATCCCGATCATATTCTTTCATCCAACGCCAAGTACTGGCTGGGAGAAACCTATTACGTGCGTGGCGACTACCAGAATGCGGCGGTGACCTTCGCTGAAGGCTTCCAGGAGTTTCCTAACAGCGCAAAGGCACCGGATAACCTTCTGAAGCTGGGTATGGCTTTGGGTCAGCTTGGTGACAATGAAAATGCCTGCGCCACGTTTGCGCAGTTGCAGCAGCGGTTTCCGACCGCCCCGGCCAATATACAGCAGAAGGTTCAGTTGGAACGCCAACGCTTCGGCTGTTCTTAA
- the pal gene encoding peptidoglycan-associated lipoprotein Pal: MRFKFLSIFAALILLTACESTPKDGGDSMSSGQQAAPVAGPTPGTQEDLVVNVGDRVFFGLDQYDLQSDARATLDRVAAWLNTNPSVTLTIEGHADERGTREYNLALGDRRATSARDYLTALGVSSGRLRTVSYGEERPAVLGSNEASWAQNRRAVFLVN, encoded by the coding sequence ATGCGCTTCAAATTCCTTTCTATTTTCGCGGCCCTCATCCTCCTGACGGCGTGTGAATCAACGCCCAAGGACGGTGGCGACAGCATGAGCAGCGGCCAGCAGGCCGCACCGGTCGCAGGCCCGACGCCGGGCACTCAAGAAGACCTCGTTGTCAATGTTGGCGACCGAGTCTTCTTTGGTCTCGACCAGTATGATCTGCAGAGCGATGCTCGCGCCACTCTCGACCGAGTTGCAGCATGGCTGAATACCAACCCGTCGGTGACCTTGACCATCGAAGGTCACGCCGATGAGCGCGGTACGCGCGAGTACAACTTGGCGCTCGGTGATCGCCGTGCCACCTCTGCTCGCGATTACCTCACGGCTCTCGGTGTGAGCTCCGGCCGCTTGCGGACGGTGTCCTACGGCGAGGAACGGCCTGCTGTGTTAGGGTCCAACGAAGCATCCTGGGCACAGAATCGTCGCGCGGTCTTCTTGGTTAACTAA
- the tolB gene encoding Tol-Pal system beta propeller repeat protein TolB, translated as MRRTLSLVSFLLLVFVALSPLHARAELRIDITRGTIEPLPIAISAFYSDNPEAARMGQDIANVVSADLERSGLFVPLDPLSFIQDAKSTALTPRFGEWSVLKTQALVAGTAELQGDGRLRIEFRLWDVFAQQQMLGLAYATTPANWRRVAHIIADSVYKRLTGEEGYFDTRIVYIAESGAQNRRVKRLAIMDQDGANHRFLTDGSDLVLTPRFSPTNQEITYVSYVNGTPRVYLFNLNTGQQEVLGDFPGMSFAPRFSPNGNSVIMSLARDGNSDVFTLDLRTRELRRLTSDPSIDISPSYSPDGSQVVFNSDRGGSQQLYVMNVDGSNVRRITFGEGRYATPVWSPRGDLIAFTRLFKGEFYIGVMRPDGSGERMLVRDFRVEAPTWAPNGRVLAYYRQGRANSRGEVSSKIYTIDLTGFNDRQLLTPIDASDPAWSPLIP; from the coding sequence ATGAGACGCACCCTGAGCCTTGTGAGCTTTTTGCTGCTCGTCTTTGTCGCGCTGTCACCGTTGCATGCGCGCGCTGAGTTGCGCATCGACATCACGCGCGGCACCATCGAGCCCCTGCCGATCGCCATTTCCGCCTTTTACTCGGACAATCCCGAGGCGGCGCGCATGGGGCAGGATATCGCCAACGTAGTAAGCGCCGATCTGGAGCGTTCCGGCCTGTTCGTGCCGCTCGACCCGCTGTCGTTCATTCAGGATGCGAAGTCGACCGCGCTAACACCGCGCTTTGGCGAGTGGAGCGTTCTCAAGACTCAAGCCTTGGTGGCCGGCACCGCCGAATTGCAGGGCGACGGTCGCCTCCGGATTGAATTCCGCCTTTGGGACGTTTTCGCCCAGCAGCAGATGCTCGGCCTGGCTTACGCGACGACCCCGGCAAACTGGCGGCGCGTCGCCCACATCATCGCTGATTCGGTCTACAAGCGGCTGACGGGCGAGGAAGGGTACTTCGACACCCGTATTGTCTACATTGCTGAAAGCGGCGCGCAGAACCGCCGTGTTAAGAGGCTGGCCATCATGGATCAGGACGGCGCCAACCACCGCTTCCTGACAGACGGAAGCGACCTGGTTCTAACCCCCCGGTTCTCGCCGACAAACCAGGAAATCACTTACGTTTCTTACGTTAATGGGACTCCCAGGGTCTATCTCTTCAATCTCAATACCGGCCAGCAGGAAGTACTGGGCGATTTTCCGGGCATGTCCTTTGCGCCCCGTTTTTCGCCGAATGGGAACAGCGTTATCATGAGTTTGGCGCGGGACGGAAATTCGGATGTGTTCACGCTTGACCTGCGGACGCGCGAATTACGCCGCCTGACCTCGGACCCTTCCATTGATATTTCGCCATCCTATTCGCCCGATGGCAGCCAGGTGGTCTTCAATTCGGACCGCGGCGGCAGCCAGCAACTCTACGTGATGAATGTCGACGGCTCGAACGTGCGTCGTATCACGTTTGGCGAAGGACGCTATGCAACACCGGTCTGGTCGCCGCGCGGCGACTTGATCGCCTTTACCCGGTTGTTCAAGGGTGAGTTTTACATCGGCGTCATGCGGCCGGACGGCAGCGGTGAGCGAATGTTGGTGCGCGATTTCCGTGTCGAGGCGCCGACATGGGCGCCAAATGGGCGCGTGCTTGCCTACTACCGCCAGGGGCGGGCGAACAGCCGTGGAGAGGTGTCGAGCAAGATCTACACGATCGACCTGACGGGCTTCAATGACCGCCAGTTGCTCACGCCCATTGACGCCTCGGATCCAGCTTGGTCGCCCTTGATTCCGTAA
- a CDS encoding cell envelope integrity protein TolA, whose protein sequence is MRRAVILSATFHVSVIALMAIGLPLFKQEPLEIAPAVPIEVVTIDDVTTAKPAKEAPPEKPTPRPEPTQAAKAPPPPPPQKSEPPTPPPLPKNEPEPIPEPKQPEPVKEPTPIPQPEPPPQVAEAPPKPEPEPTPLPDPVPAPKEERVDETPPPAPPVPLEKPKPPQLAEKPQEKEPVKKADSSLDSILNNVLKDLKPAAKEQDQPKKDPQPQPTETAQLSSKPMTISEIDAIRRKIEGCWNVPAGARNAENLIVEIRLFMNPDGTVSQAEVVDRARMGGDPFYRAAAESALRAVFRCQPLPVPLKKYDTWRQITMRFDPSKML, encoded by the coding sequence ATGCGCCGCGCGGTCATCCTTTCTGCAACCTTCCACGTCAGCGTGATTGCGCTGATGGCAATAGGATTACCGTTGTTCAAGCAGGAACCGCTTGAGATCGCGCCCGCTGTCCCGATCGAGGTCGTGACCATCGACGATGTGACAACAGCAAAGCCAGCCAAGGAAGCGCCACCGGAAAAGCCGACGCCACGCCCCGAGCCGACTCAAGCGGCAAAGGCGCCGCCACCGCCGCCACCGCAGAAATCGGAGCCGCCGACACCGCCGCCCTTACCGAAGAATGAGCCGGAGCCGATTCCGGAACCCAAGCAACCTGAACCGGTCAAGGAGCCGACGCCCATTCCTCAGCCTGAGCCACCGCCCCAGGTTGCGGAAGCGCCTCCCAAGCCGGAACCGGAGCCAACTCCGCTGCCCGATCCCGTGCCGGCACCGAAGGAAGAGCGCGTCGATGAAACACCGCCGCCGGCACCTCCCGTGCCGTTGGAAAAACCGAAGCCGCCCCAGTTGGCCGAAAAGCCGCAGGAAAAGGAACCAGTCAAGAAAGCCGACAGCTCATTGGATTCCATCCTCAACAACGTGCTGAAGGACCTTAAGCCGGCGGCCAAGGAGCAGGATCAGCCGAAGAAAGATCCGCAGCCGCAACCGACGGAGACGGCGCAGCTTTCCAGCAAGCCAATGACGATTAGCGAGATCGACGCCATCCGCCGAAAGATCGAAGGCTGCTGGAACGTGCCTGCCGGCGCCCGCAATGCAGAGAATTTGATCGTTGAAATCAGGCTCTTCATGAATCCGGACGGTACGGTGAGCCAGGCAGAAGTCGTGGATCGGGCGCGTATGGGCGGCGATCCTTTCTATCGCGCCGCTGCCGAAAGCGCGCTGCGTGCGGTTTTCCGCTGCCAACCCTTGCCCGTGCCCTTGAAGAAGTATGACACCTGGCGTCAGATCACGATGCGATTCGACCCCTCGAAAATGCTATAA
- the tolR gene encoding protein TolR translates to MAGGVIHGSGRGRRSQRYRPLSEINVTPFVDVMLVLLIVFMVTAPLLTVGVPVDLPETEAQMISDPQEPLVISVDREGSVYLQDTNIDLEKLVPRLIAITGSNPDAKIFVRGDRAIAYGRIMEVMGLVNAAGFKKVALIAEMPRDKGASKQGSGG, encoded by the coding sequence ATGGCCGGAGGCGTCATCCATGGTAGTGGCAGAGGGCGGCGCAGTCAGCGTTATCGCCCGCTATCCGAAATAAACGTCACGCCCTTTGTGGACGTGATGCTGGTGCTGCTGATCGTCTTCATGGTGACGGCGCCCTTGCTAACCGTTGGCGTGCCTGTCGATTTGCCAGAAACCGAAGCGCAGATGATCTCTGATCCACAGGAGCCGTTGGTTATTTCCGTGGATCGCGAGGGCAGCGTTTATCTGCAGGACACCAACATTGATCTGGAAAAGCTGGTGCCGCGCCTGATTGCCATTACCGGCAGCAATCCAGACGCCAAGATTTTCGTGCGTGGCGACCGAGCGATCGCCTATGGCCGCATTATGGAAGTCATGGGGCTGGTCAACGCCGCCGGATTCAAGAAGGTCGCCTTGATCGCAGAGATGCCGCGCGACAAGGGAGCTTCCAAACAGGGAAGCGGTGGCTGA